The Ricinus communis isolate WT05 ecotype wild-type chromosome 8, ASM1957865v1, whole genome shotgun sequence sequence GGATAGAAGTTTCACTTCCTTCGAACCGACTCAAATCCAAGTACGCCAAATTTTGCACTTCGACCAATGAAGATCCGATCTCCCCGCTGAAAGGTGTCCACGAGATACCCCCATACTCATAGCTAACAAGAGGACGAAGATCAAGAACAGAGACATGACAAGAAGTTTCATTACACTTGACTCGTCTCCATTTGCATCAATTTTCTCCTTTGCTACCGCATGATGTAAGCTCATTAGCAAAATCGACAAGCCCTTGTTTGAACTTGAGAAGAGCTTGTTTCTCCCTCTCTATGCACATAACTTCAACCACTCCTGCACTGGAATTGGAACTGTATCCAATTCCAGTTTTCATGCAGAAAAGGAGCCAGAAGAGAAAGactataaattgaaaatgcaTGGCAACCATGGTCATGATGATGTCTGTTTTCGATGAAGAAAAAGACTTTTCAATCAAGAAAAGActgtattttattttcctatttaTCTATAAATGTTTCTCGTGACCTTCCTAAAATTGAAACtcaagcttttgcttgtcaaGTAAACGGCACCAAAATTGCTAGTAAACGGCTCGCATAATAAAGACAACCATCAATTTGCCACTTGCATTGGATCTTTTCccacttttcttttaatttggttATCGAGATAATGCAGTAGTTAACATGTAATTTGTCCATTAAAAAAAAggtgtttttaatttttagattaacttctaaaatagtttttttctaCTTCAATTATAAGtcttataataataccatGTTTGCCTTTCAGATCTTAAATTTAGCTAGCCGTCTTTTAAGACttaaataatctcaaactaagaatttgaaaaaagaaaaatttatcatcaagtttaaaaatttatgataagaGAGGACAACACTAAAGCTACATATATAAAAGCTGCCAATCCCGGCACATTTCGGCATCGTGATCAACGAACAACCTCCAAATCAATTCAAAAATTGTCAGGTTAGTGGCTTGGTGCACCCACTGAGCAAACAGCAGAGCAATTGTATCAGATAATGGTACTCACAAGGAGCCTCCAAAACTACTCCAAAAGATTTACAAAACGTTAAAAAAACTGGTTTGAAGTTTCAGATAATGTTTTAGGTTCATCTTCATAGCAATTGTATCCAAACTACAAAAACAGTGTTCACAGATATTTTCTTGCAAGTGCCCGAACTTTAGTGTCGAAATGTGATGATGTAATGCGGGAACCAGGCAAGTAGAGGGGATTGAGAAGAATCTGCAAAAGTCCCAATGAAATTTATGGATCAATGTCTTTTGAAAGGAAGAACacaaaaaattcaaatgagagttaaattttaataaatgaacACAGAAGGAACACACATGCAACTTCAGGTCATCCACACTCAACTTTGTGTGTACAAGCACATCTTGCAAGCATTAATGATATGGAGGGGGTCAGTAGTAACACTACAGTTAGGTTCAGACTTCAATGGAAGTCCAAAATTTCTGCTTCCTAATATTAGAGTGTGAAAATAAAATGGAGGAGATGAAGAAGACTTCAGCTGGATCATTTCATTATGCCTTTGACATTTCAGTTCTAAGTATCAAGCTTTTAACACTGAGCAAACATAGGGAAAGCAAATGGGATTCTCCTTTAGAGTCATAGCAAAGAAAGGATGATCATGTGGCAATACAAATGttatcaaaactgaaaatgGCAGGTTAACTTTGTCAGTATGTTTCACAAATCACACCGCGTAGGGCACACAGTTGGCAGCCAGGAGCAAGGGTTTTCAGGAATAAAAAGTTAAAGGATGGAGAATAAGTACTGAaagataattcttttttcaacTATGAGCTGCAGTTTCATTTATGAAGTGAGATGACTTATGTTTGAGTTGATTCGAGAAATACATAATAGTAGACAATGGCATTTCTTGTTTCGTGGCATAAGTAAGAAAAGGTCAAGCATACACAGAAAGGTGTCTGGCCAGGCAACACGCACACACATGAACAGAGATTGGAGAGCGAAGTCATATGGCTATCACACTTGTTCAGTTTGCAacattaaatataagaatcaCCCAAAAGGGGCAATCATGATAACAAAGCGAAATGACTGTCTTCATGCCATTTTAAATATGCAAGTTTTTATCAGCAAAGGAAATTACCTTAATATAAAGTTCATGAACCTCCTGAAAAAAGCTCTTGATTCCATCATCATTGTGAGGGTTGTGAAGTAGCATAAATCGAGTATGTATGAGAAGTGAAGGAACACATTAAACAATGACAGTATAAGAAATTGAAGGACCCTATGCTGATTCTGTGTAATAAAAAAGTCCTTAGAcaaatcagaaaaaaaaaaaaaaaaaggatatgACCAGCAGTAACATAAACTGAAACCACCAGATCATTAAACTTGTCAATTGATTTCAAGAACCTgtgacaaaaagaaaatgtagatAAGAAAATGTCAATTGctttcaatataaatatatttaaggaAAAGAGGTAATAGAGATTACATGGCAC is a genomic window containing:
- the LOC8280254 gene encoding trafficking protein particle complex subunit 2 encodes the protein MASTACFIIVSRNDIPIYEAEVGSAAKREDAAQLHQFILHAALDIVQDLAWTTSAMFLKSIDKFNDLVVSVYVTAGHTRFMLLHNPHNDDGIKSFFQEVHELYIKILLNPLYLPGSRITSSHFDTKVRALARKYL